CCGGATGATCCCAAGGCAGCAGCCAAGCTTATTCTACGCGATACCTCCGCCCATGGGACTCCCAACGTCGTTCTTTTCCCGGGAACCACGAATCAGGATGCCGAGCAATGGGCGAAGCCGATCAACGCGTTGACAAGCCAAGAACAAAGCCGGCCACTCGATTCTTTCCCCATCGATCCCTACGAACCATCGGCGAAGGAGGACGGCCATTTCTCCGAAGGCGATGGCGGCTACAACGTGATCAGCATACCATCGCGGGACGAGCGCAGCGCCGGTCAATCGGATGGACAACCCGACATCGAAGCGGCAGACTCACCCGCCAATGTCCTCGGAACAACCTACCAACCCGTCCCCGAGCAAAACCTTCCTGACTGGGCAAGAAGGGGTCTTGCCGCAACCGAACGTGAAGCAGGAGGCCGGGGAAAAGTCAGTGTCGTTCAATTGGGCATCAAAAACCCTCCGGGGAAGTCCAGTACCTTACGTTTCTCAGCAGAACTATTCTCCCTTTTCCGAAAACGAATCCTCTTCGTAAAGGGAACCGAAAAGCCGCTCCCATTCGATGGGATGATTAGCCCCGATGATCCGAATACCCTCATCATCGATGCGGATGCTCCTTCGGGTCTCACCTACCTCTTCGGCCACGAACTCGGCCACTCGATCCAGCACCAGAGGCCTGACCTCTATGATGCCTTCCAGAAGGAACTCCTCGCAATGGCAGGCGACTGGAGTGACTACCGCGAAAAACTACACGCATCGTACCGGACGGAGGAACAGTTCCGTGCGGAGTTCACCAATGACTTCATTGGCAACCAGATGGGCGACCCCGTCTTCTGGCAACGCCTGCACCAGCGAAATCCGGGAATCTTCCGCCGCCTGGTAGACGCAGCCCTCGCCTTCCTCAAAGAGCTGGGAAGCAGGATCGGCACGCTCGAACGGGACGTCCGGCCCTACTTCAAGGACATCGAGGCGGCCCGCACTTCACTGGTGAAGATGCTGGAGGACTACCAGCTCGGCCCCATGCCGGAAAGTTCCGTCCGCACCCGCAAGCTGCCGGACCACGGCAACGACAATGAACTATCCGGGAAGCTCCATCGCGGGTGAACCTGACTCGCAGGGTTTGAAGAAGCCTTGAGCTCCCAGCGCGCCTAGAGGCGACCACCGGGGTCAATGCTCCCCACCCTCCTGATACGCCTCGCCCGCCAGACCAGCAGAGTGGACCACAGCAGAGCAACGGCGAGGAGAATGAGCCAGTGAGGAAGAAGCAGGATCCAATCTTCCGGAGATTTGAAACCCATCAACGGTTCGATCGGGTTGGCGCTGCTGTTTCGGTCCCCGCCCCGTTCGAAAGCTGCGCTTCCAAATGGAGCGATCCCCGCATCCAGGATCGTGATGCTGCGATCCACTTCAAAAGGAACGGAACGCCATGACGAACTCTCATACTCCACGGCGGCGAGTCCGGCGAAGTGGGTGAACTGATAGTTCGGGGTTCTCAGGAAAGACTCACGGGTCATCGAGTCCCACCACGCCCAACAGACGAACCCCATCGCCAGCATTCCCGACCAGCATGTCAGGGATCGATAGAGCGGGCGCGGCTTCACCACCACACCCTGCCCCGCTCACCGGGAAATGAAAAGCAAAGTCCCCCACCAGGACATGCTGAGCTCCACACCCATCTATCTTTCTGAGCGCCCGGCGATTCCATGAACACGCTGGTGCGGAAATCCATGGCCCAGTGGATTCAGTCTCTGAAACCTGATTCTGTTAGACTCCGCCAATGATCGAGCAGCGCTTCGCCTCTCAAAACCCCCAACTTCCAGCGGCAGCGACCTCGACCCAACGAGGTCGATCCCCCCCTAGTCTGGCAGTAGAACGCATCCGCGCTCCCGGGGCATCATCCCCGGATGGATCAATCTAACACGATCCCGACTTCGGGACTTTCCTTCCACGATCCGGCATCCGCGGAGCACGAAACCCGCAGCTCCACCGGCCAATTCCTCCCCGGCCATTCCGGGAATCCTGCGGGCAGGCCCCGCGGCTCGCGCAATGCACCGCGCCTCCGTCTGGATGACGACATGGATTCCATCGTCGACGCCGTCGTCGGCAAGGCGCTCGACGGAGACGTGGCCGCCGCGAAGCTCTTGATCGATCGCATCTTCCCGCGCCTCCGCGCGGCATCCGCCCCCATCGCCGTGGATCTCCCCCATGACGCCGGGCCCTTGCCCATGGCCCAGTCCGTCCTCCGCGCGGCCCTAGCCGGGGAGATCCCTCCGGACACCGCCTCCCAGCTCGTGAATATCGCCAGCCAGCTCTCCCGCATCACCGAGGTGGAGCTGCTGAAGGCCCGCCTGGAAGCCCTGGAACGCGCGACCGGCCGCTCCGCCTGTTAAAATTCCAATTCTTAACAGGCATAACAGGCCCGGCCCTCCCTGACCTACGAGACTCATCGTAGTTCCCCCGCCCCGTTTCCTCTCCGCAGTGCTCCATCCATGGCCACCGACCTCAGCCAGGGAATCCCGCCATCCCTCGGGAACCCCATCACCACCGATCTGAACCGCGCATGGCAGAAGTCCGGGGATACGATGCGCGATCCGCTTGCCGCATCGACCCCGAATCCGCTGGAGGCAGTGCTCCACCAGCCATGGCTGGCGCAAGAGCAGGCCCGCATGGAAAAGCTCGCCGCGTGGAGCGCCGCCCAGAGCGCGAAGCTCGATCACGCCGTGCTCGATTGGCAGAAGGCCACCGCGGGCAAGACCATCGCCCTCGATTTCGCAGAGGACCCCGAAACCGCGCGCCA
This portion of the Luteolibacter luteus genome encodes:
- a CDS encoding DUF5681 domain-containing protein — its product is MDQSNTIPTSGLSFHDPASAEHETRSSTGQFLPGHSGNPAGRPRGSRNAPRLRLDDDMDSIVDAVVGKALDGDVAAAKLLIDRIFPRLRAASAPIAVDLPHDAGPLPMAQSVLRAALAGEIPPDTASQLVNIASQLSRITEVELLKARLEALERATGRSAC